The DNA sequence GAGGTATGGGTACGGAGAAGCGTTTCTTCCGTAATATAGAATGAATCCTGCATATCCCTGGCAGGATGCCCTTTCGGCAGGTTCAGCGCTTCAAAGTTATAATAGTCGCTTTCGACTTCATAGCCTTCCGCTACTGAATAGCCCATCCCAATGAACAGGTCTTCAATCTCTTCCACGATTTTCGTCAGCGCATGATGAGTCCCGGTTCTGACTGGGCTTCCCGGAAGGGTCACATCAATGGTCTCTTCGGCCAGCTTTTGTTCAACTGCTGCCCTCTCAAGCTTTTCCTGCTTTTCTTCAATGGCTGAAGAAATGCTGTCGCGCACTTCATTTGCCAGCGCCCCCATTTTCGGACGCTCTTCCGCCGATAATTTGCCCATCCCTTTCAGGACTTCAGTAATCGGGCCTTTTTTGCCAAGATAAGATACACGGATATCATTGAGCTCTTTCAGGTTCTCAGCTTTTTCAACTGAAGTTAAAGCTTCCTGCTGCAATTCTTTTAAACGATCTTGCATCTTTTTTCCTCCTTTTTACGTAACAGCGATATTTTTAGGCAAAATAAAAAACCCCTCCCTGTTAAGGGACGAGGTTTTGGATTCGCGGTACCACCCTTATTAACAGCCGCCTTTCAAAGAAGGTGCTGTTCGCTTCATTCAGATAACGGCTGTGCCGGGGGCATCTTTCGATTTGCAGTGTCTGCAAATGTTCCCGATGCCAGCTCAGGAGGTGAACTTCACTTAAAAAATACTCTAAAATGCTTCCAGTCACGGCATTTTATCCCTGGTGAGCTTTTATAAGCTACTTTTCTCCATCATCGCTTTTTTATGTAATGCAGTTTTGCTGTTTATTATAGTATATTCTTCCCTTTGTTTCAAACTCTTTTCAAGTTTTTGCTGGCCCAATTCAATTCTTCAGATAATACAGAAGGATGCCTGCTGCGACCGCAACATTGAGCGATTCACTTTTTCCGTATATCGGGATATAAAGATTCTTATCTGTCCGCGCAAGCAGTTCAGGGCTGACCCCGCTGCCTTCATTTCCGACCAGAAGCGCAAAACGGCCGGCCGGATGGGTCTCCTTGTATGGTGATCCATTTTCAAGCGCAGTCCCGTAGACCGGTATTTCCTCTTCCTCAAGCCTGTCCATCCACTCATTGAGACTGCCTCTTATAATCGGAAGATGGAAGTGGCTGCCCTGGGCGGACCGGAGAACCTTAGGATTATAAATATCTGCACTGCCTTTCCCGACTATCACTGCATCAATTCCAGCAGCATCAGCTGTCCTGATCATGGTTCCCAGATTGCCTGGATCCTGGACAGCATCAATCAGCAGGAAGGTGCTTCCCTTTACAGAAGCCGGCGTTTTTTCTTCTTTGCATACCGCGATGACCCCCTGGGGAGTTTCGGTGTCTGAGAGTGATTTGATGATTTCATCGGTTACCATTGTTACCGGCAGCTCGCCGTAATCCCAGCGGACAGGCAGCTCTGCATTTTCACTGATGATCAGCTCGATGGCTTTTTCTCCCTTTAGGGCTTCTTCCGCCAGGTGATATCCTTCAGCAAGAAACATCCCCGTTTTATCGCGCTCTTTCTTGGCCAGCAGCTTCCTCCATTGTTTGATCTGCGGATTATTGGCAGATTGAATATGCTTCAACACGGTCTCTCCTTTATCTTTCAGCTTTCAATTTTCTTATTATAGCTTACCCTCTGTACATAATAAATCCAAAAATAGAAAACATATTAAAGAATTGAATATGAAAGGGGTGCGTGCAGATGAATCTGAACTTGCGCAATGCCATAATCCACAATGTTTCCGGCAACTCTCAGGACGAGCTGAAGGAGACCATAGTCGACGCAATCCAGAACGGCGAAGAAAAAATGCTGCCTGGCCTTGGCGTCCTCTTCGAAGTCATCTGGCAGAACTCATCAGAAGAAGACAAAAAAGAAATGCTCCAGACCTTGGAGAGCAGTTTGAAATAGGAGCTGCATGGATGGTGACAGGCACCTATACCAATTTCGAAAGTGGTATAGGTGCCTGTCACCCGCTGAAAACCAAAAAACGAACAGCCCCGCAAAGAGGGGCTGTTCTTTTTTTCAATCGAAAGTAATCCTGTCAACAGTTTCCTTATCCAAACGTTTAATCACTTCAACGATGAGCTTAACTGCATTTTCATAGTCGTCGCGATGAAGCATGGCTGCGTGTGAATGGATATACCGTGTGGCAATCGTAATGGCCAGGGACGGCACCCCATTATGTGACAGATGGATGGCGCCTGAGTCTGCACCTCCGCCGGCAATGCTGTCGAACTGATATGGGATATTCATTTCGTCCGCTGTATCTGTGACAAGGTCGCGCAAGCCTTTGTGGGAAACAAGGGATGCATCATAAAGGATGATCTGCGGTCCTTTGCCCATCTTGCTCAATGCTTCCTTCTCAGAAATCCCCGGTGTATCCCCTGCGATTCCTACATCCACGCCAAAGCCGATATCCGGTTCAATGAGGTTGGCAGCTGTCTTTGCTCCTCTCAGCCCGACTTCTTCCTGCACAGTACCGACACCGTATACCACGTTTGGATGCTCGGCATCTTTAAGCTGCTTCAGCACATCGATGGCGATGGCGCAGCCAATGCGGTTGTCCCATGCTTTGGCAAGCAGCATTTTTTCGTTATTCATCACAGTAAATTCAAAATAAGGGACTGCCATATCACCTGGCTTGACTCCCCATTCCATCGCTTCTTCGCGGCTGGAAGCACCGATATCAATGAACATATCCTTGATGTCGACCGGCTTTTTGCGGGCTTCAGGAGGAAGGATATGCGGCGGCTTGGATCCGATGATGCCTGTAACGTCCCCTTTGCTAGTTACAATGGTGACACGCTGGGCAAGCATAACCTGTGACCACCAGCCACCGACCGTCTGGAAGCGGAGGAAGCCTTTGTCATCAATGCTTGTGATCATGAATCCTACTTCGTCCAGGTGTCCGGCAACCATGATTTTCGGTCCGCCCTCTTTTCCTGTTTTCTTGGCCACAAGGCTGCCAAGGCCGTCTGTTGTCACTTCGTCTGCAAATTCTGTTATGTATTTCTTCATGACTTCGCGAACTTCGCGCTCATTGCCCGGAATGCCTTTTGCATCAGTCAATTCTTTCAGCATCGTCAGCGTTTCATCTAATTTTGCCATTTGTTTCGACTCCCTTAATATTTATTTTCTTTTCCATTATACCTTACTGTCCCATGGTGTAAAAAGAAAAATCCGAATCTTGCGGATTCCTCCCGAACGGACAAAATTAATCTGTTAGTATCCTTGCCGCTGCCTTTCATAATTCACTTCATTTTTCTCCACATAAGCCCTTTCAATTTGTTCTTCAGAAAAGCCAAGCATTTCTGCCAGACTTATATAAGCGCCCAAAAGCACATTAAAATCCTCAAGGGTCCTGGAAGCTTTGAATGTATCTATTAAATGATAGAGATTCAGAAACTGATGGGACAATGATTCGCCTTTTTCCTGCGGCTCAATGGCGGCACTTTCCCCAAATCCGCATTCAATTCCGAGTGACAGGATGAAATGGACGCCGTCGACGAATTCCTCAAGAATGACTGCAGGCTCAGAAGCCGGCTTCTGGCTCCAGAATTTAAAGCACCTCGTTTCATTGGCCAGCTCACCCAGTTCTACCAAAAGGGCAAGGATTTTTCTGTCAAAAAGATTTTCTTCTGTTAATTGGTGCTCTGTCTCAATATGAAGGTCAAGCGCTCTCTGCATATCAAAAAGCCTGT is a window from the Bacillus infantis NRRL B-14911 genome containing:
- a CDS encoding TrmH family RNA methyltransferase yields the protein MKHIQSANNPQIKQWRKLLAKKERDKTGMFLAEGYHLAEEALKGEKAIELIISENAELPVRWDYGELPVTMVTDEIIKSLSDTETPQGVIAVCKEEKTPASVKGSTFLLIDAVQDPGNLGTMIRTADAAGIDAVIVGKGSADIYNPKVLRSAQGSHFHLPIIRGSLNEWMDRLEEEEIPVYGTALENGSPYKETHPAGRFALLVGNEGSGVSPELLARTDKNLYIPIYGKSESLNVAVAAGILLYYLKN
- the sspI gene encoding small acid-soluble spore protein SspI yields the protein MNLNLRNAIIHNVSGNSQDELKETIVDAIQNGEEKMLPGLGVLFEVIWQNSSEEDKKEMLQTLESSLK
- a CDS encoding M42 family metallopeptidase — its product is MAKLDETLTMLKELTDAKGIPGNEREVREVMKKYITEFADEVTTDGLGSLVAKKTGKEGGPKIMVAGHLDEVGFMITSIDDKGFLRFQTVGGWWSQVMLAQRVTIVTSKGDVTGIIGSKPPHILPPEARKKPVDIKDMFIDIGASSREEAMEWGVKPGDMAVPYFEFTVMNNEKMLLAKAWDNRIGCAIAIDVLKQLKDAEHPNVVYGVGTVQEEVGLRGAKTAANLIEPDIGFGVDVGIAGDTPGISEKEALSKMGKGPQIILYDASLVSHKGLRDLVTDTADEMNIPYQFDSIAGGGADSGAIHLSHNGVPSLAITIATRYIHSHAAMLHRDDYENAVKLIVEVIKRLDKETVDRITFD
- a CDS encoding dUTP diphosphatase; protein product: MNINRLFDMQRALDLHIETEHQLTEENLFDRKILALLVELGELANETRCFKFWSQKPASEPAVILEEFVDGVHFILSLGIECGFGESAAIEPQEKGESLSHQFLNLYHLIDTFKASRTLEDFNVLLGAYISLAEMLGFSEEQIERAYVEKNEVNYERQRQGY